The DNA sequence AGTCCTTGATGACCAGATGTTCCGGTTCATAACCGAATTTGACGTGCTCGAAGCGGACATTTCCTTTGACATCGGCCGTTGCCATCTCGATTTTCGCTTCGGTCACTGTCTCTTCTTCCTCTTCCAGGAACTCGAAAATACGTTCAGAGGCAGCTACCATCCGTTGCAATTGACTCCCCACTTGAGCGACTTGCGTCAATGGCTGCGTGAAGTTGCGCACGTATTGCAGGAAGGCTTGGATATCCCCGATCGTCATATTTCCGGCAGCCGCCATCGCGCCACCCATGATGCAGACAACGACATACCCAAGATTTCCGATCAGGCTCAATAAAGGCATCATCAAACCGGAAAGGAATTCGGCCTTGAAGCCGGCTTCGATCAAATGATCGTTTTCTTTGTCGAAAGCGGCAACTGATTTTTCTTCCCCGTTGAAGGCTTTCATGACCACATGTCCGCCGTACATTTCTTCGACATGGCCATTGACCGCACCCAAGTATTTCTGCTGGTTGGCGAAGTGCTTCTGCGACTTCGACATGATCAGCATCAGAAGCATCATGGAAACGACCAGAACGCCAAGGATGACGAGCGTAAGCGGCCAACTGATAGTAAGCATCATGATGAAGACACCCACCAGCGTCGTGATCGATGTGATGATCTGGGTTAAGCTCTGGTTCAGGCTGGTATTCAGGGTGTCCACGTCATTCGTGATCCTGGAAAGCACATCCCCTTGGCTGTTCTTGTGGAAATAGGCCAGCGGCAATTTGTTGATTTTCTCCATGATGTCTTTGCGCAGTTTATAGGAAACTTTTGCGGAAACACCCGACATCAGAAATCCTTGCAGATAAGAGAAAGCGGCACTCAGCACGTAAAGGCCCAAGAGCCCCAACAGTACTGTCCCGATGTAATCGAAATCGATTTCGCCGGATCCGCCTGTGAACTTCAGCATGACGCCGGCGACCAATTTATCGATGGCCAAAGCCATGATTTTTGGTCCGACAATCCCAAACAGGGAGGCGGCGACCGCCAATATGAAGACGACTGCCATCAGCCATTTGAAGGGCGACAGATAGGCAAATAATTTTTTGAGTCCGCCTTTGAAGTCCTTCGCTTTCACGACCGGCGCGCTCATGCCTGCCATCGGACCGTGGCCTCCGCCCGGACCGCCTTGCGGTCTTCTTTGTTTCATTTCGCTCATGCTAATTCCTCCTCTGAAAGCTGAGATTTAGCAATTTCTTGGTAAGTCTCACAATTTTTCATCAATGCATCGTGAGTCCCTATCCCGACGATCTTGCCTTTATCGAGGACGATGATCTGTTCCGCATCCATGATGGTGCTGATCCGTTGCGCCACGATCAGGACGGTTGCGTTGTCCGTGTAGGCATGTAATGCAGAACGCAATGCCGCATCCGTTTTGAAGTCCAATGCCGAAAAGCTGTCGTCAAAAATATAGATCGGCGCTTTTTTCACCAACGCGCGGGCGATGGCCAAACGCTGTTTCTGCCCACCGCTGACGTTGCCGCCGCCTTGTGCGATGGCTGTTTCGATGCCGTCTTCCATCTCAGAAACAAAGTTTTTCGCTTGGGCGACTTCAATGGCTTTCATGATGTCCTCCATCGAAGCGTCGTCTTTTCCGTACAAAACATTCGAGGTGATGTCTCCGGAGAAGAGCATGCCCTTTTGCGGCACGTATCCGATGTTGCGGCGCAGATCGGCCTGCGTCATTTTCCGGATGTCGATGCCGTCGATTTCGATGGCGCCGTCCGTCACATCATAAAAACGCGGAATCAGATTGATCAAAGTAGATTTACCGGAACCGGTCGAGCCGATGATTGCCGTCGTTTCGCCTGGTCGAGCGGTAAAGGAGATATTGGATAACACATTCTCGCTCGCCTTCGGATAATGATAAGAAACATCTTTGAAGGTGATGAGGCCTTCATTCTTTAAGCTCGGTTGCGCATCGATTGGATCAGTGATGCTCAGATCCGTATCCAACACTTCCCCGATCCGTGTTGCAGATACAGAAGCACGCGGCAGGAAGATGAACATCATCGAAATCATCAAGAATGCCATAATGATTTGCATCACATATTGGATGTAGGCCATCATGTCCCCGATCTGCAGGGCAGAATCAGCAACCTGCTGGCTGCCGAACCAGATGATCATCAGCGAAACGCCATTCATGATGAGCATCATCGCCGGCATCAAGAGGGACATCAAGCGTTGAACAAAGCGGTTTGTGTAGGTATAGTCTTCATTGGCGTCGTTGAAGCGGTTTTCTTCAAACGGTTCATTGCCGAAAGCGCGGATGACCATCATGCCGGAAAGGTTTTCGCGGCTGACCAGATTCAATCTGTCCGTCAAGCTTTGCAACACTTTGAACTTCGGCATTGCAATCGCCAGGATAATCATCATGATGCCGACGAGGGCAATGACCGCAACCGCGATCGTCCACGCCAACGATACACTCTTGTCGATCGCCATGATCAGACCACCAGTGGCCAAAATCGGTGCATAGCACAGCATGCGGATACCGATCGTGATCAGTTGCTGGATCTGCTGCACGTCATTGGTCGTACGCGTAATCAGGGATGCGGTCGAAAAGTTATCGAACTCAGTGTTTGAAAAACTTTCGACTTTAGCGAAGACATCCCTTCTCATCCGACCAGAAACTTTCGAGGCGATCCGTGAAGAGAAATACGCGACCGCTACGGATGCAACGGACACCGCGACTGCGATGGCAAGCATCTGTGCGCCTTTCGTCATAATGTATTGGTTCTGGAGCGCATCCATATCCGCTCCCAGATCTTCATAGAAGAGTTTCGTGAACAAGATCCCGATTTGGCTGTAGAGCATCGGTTCGGCAGCCGCGGCAACGTCCATGGACGCCGTGAAGGCTTCCTGCGGCAATTGCTGCAGTTGCGGCAGCAGCGCGTACAATTGGTTCATATCGACGTCCTCGAAGCCGCTCTCGGCATCGACTGCAGCATCATTCCCTTGCTGTCCGCCCATTTCTTTCATGAACGTCACAAAGCTGTAGCTTGCCTTGCTGAAGATGCTCTCCAGCGAGGACAATTGTTCCGGATCGGTTTCATCCAGCACGTAGATATCCGTTTCCTGGCTCTCAGGGAATTCTTCGCTGTAGGCCTCGGCTTCCGCCGATCCGCCCTCAATCAGTTGGTAGCTGTTCTGGAACGTTTCCTTATCTTCTTCATCCATGAACAGCGACATGAGCGCGAAGCCATCCGACGGCAGCGCTTCAGGGGCTTTCTGTTCGACGCCTCCATTCTGGATGCCGGTATTGACGATGTCACTCATCAGATTCGGCAGGCTCAATTCCCCGATTGCCTGACCGAATAAAATCAGCAGGCTGATCAGTATCATGCCGGCAAAAGGTTTTAAGTATTTCATTATGACTTTCATATGCAATCCCTTTTCTTTCCTAATTTATTTGTATTCTTTTTTATGCACATGCCCGTGGACACAGCCGCCTTCCAGGTTGTGCAGCATCCTTTTGAAGCATCCTTCCAATACATCCAGTTCATCTTCGCTGAAGCCTTCGAAAACTTTTTTGTTGGCTTCATGCAAAGCCCGCTTCATCTCTTCCGATGCGGCGATGCTTTTTTCGGTCAGATGAATACTCTTGGAACGGGCATCCTTCGAACTGACCGTGCGTGTGACGAATCCCTTCGCCTCCAGTCGTTTGATGATTCCGGTCACGGTCGGATTGGAAAGGTTGAACCTCTCTTCGATATCTTTTTGGATCACTTCCTCGTCGGCATGGCTCTTCAGATAAAAAAGGACATGGATCTGGGACGTGGTCAGATCGATTTTGCCCACCATACGGTTCACTTGCTCCTTGAATTGGTTATGGAGCATCGGAATATAAGCTCCCATCATCTCGCGTGATATCAAGTCATTTCCTCCTTTCCGGAAAGTTTTACATAGCGCGCTATCTATTATCGCATTATCATTCCATATGTCAATAGAGATTCGACACGATACAAGCCAATTTCGGGAAAATTTAATATAATGGAAGAAGCATCAAATGAATTAGAAAGAAGGTCCGTAAATGGAAATCACACCCACTGTCCGAAGCCGGCTGATTCACCTTTGCCAGGAACATGCGTATGTCGTCGAAGACTACCCTTTCGATGACCCAAACTGGACCGTCATGCGCCACGAAGGCAACCGAAAATCGTTCGCTTACATCTATGAACGGAATGGTGAAATTTGGTTGAACGTCAAGAACACGCCGGAACGGAACGACTATCTGCGCGAGACGATTCCGGAAATCATGCCCGCCTACCATATGAACAAGACTCATTGGATCACCTTGCGGCTCGTCTCCGAGGAGCTTTATCCGATCGCAGACCGCATCATCACAGAGAGCTACCGGTTAACGCAGACGAAGCCGAGGAAAGGATGAATCGCAGACGCTCCCGCTTTGAAGTTTCTGGCAGCGGTGCTACACTCATCCTAGACGGAACATCTTTCTAAAATTGGGCTTAACGGAAATCATGTTTCACAATGACTTGTAGGAGGGGTAACATGAAACAAGAAGAAAACGGAAATCGTATTCCGAAGTTCGCACATTCCTATTGGAGAGAATTTGAAGCAATCCCCAGTTTCCCGGCTTTACAGGAAAACATAACGATGGATGTCGCTATAGTCGGCGGTGGCATCGCCGGCATTGTCAGCGCCTATCTGCTGGCAAAGGCAGGTAAAAAAATCGTCTTACTGGACGCCGGAAAACTGATTGACGGTGCCACTGGCTACACTACCGCAAAAATAACGGCCCAGCATGGCTTGCTCTACAGCGAATTCATCGAAACGATCGGTGCAGAGCAGGCAAAGCTCTATTATGAAGCGAACAGCACCGGACTGAAGTTCATTCAACAGACGGCTACCGAATTGGGAATCGCTTGTGATTTGACGGTCCAGAATGCTTTTGTCTATTCGGAAACCGAGCCGGGCAAACAACAAATCGAAAAGGAAGCAGACGCATATAAAATGCTCGGCATCAACGGCGGATTGGCGGCAAACGAAGTGGATTTGCCGTTTGACGTCACCGCGGCAATCGTCATGCGCAACCAAGCCCAATTCCATCCCGTCAAATTCCTTGCGGGACTGTTACGGGAAATCGAGCGGCTTGGCGGTAGCATTTATGAACAGACGCGCGCCATGAAGATTGAAAAAGAAGACCGCCCGCTCATCCAAACGGAAAATGGGATGCATATCTCCTGCGATAAAGCGATCATCGCAAGCCATTACCCCATCAACAGCTCCGACGGCCTCTATTTTTCAAAACTTTCCGTCAACCGCTCCTACGTGATTGCAGTCCGGACGGAGGCCAAAATCCCGACAGGCGTCTATCTCAGCGCGGAAGCACCGAAGCGTTCCATTCGCGCAATCCCCACTGATCAGGGCGAAACCCTGCTTATGATCGGCGGTGATGGACATCCGGCTGGCCGAAGCAAAACCAACATCCTGGAGCATTATCAAAATTTGGCGAACTTCGGCGAAGCCCATTTCGGAATCAAGGAAATCCCATATCGCTGGTCCACCCAGGATTTTGCCACGCTCGATAAAGTGCCTTATGTAGGTATCATGACCGCCTCCTATGATCATATCTTGGTTGCGACAGGATTCAACAAATGGGGGATGTCAAACGGCGCCGCAGCCGGCATGATACTGGCGGATCGCATCCTCGGCAAAGACACCCCTTATGCAGAAGTATTTGACCCGACCCGCACAAAAATGGAAAAAGCGGACGTCGAGGATTTCATCAAGGACAACGCAGCTGTAGCAAAGGCTTACATTGCCGGGAATTAAAAAAAATAGCCGAAACGGCCGATGATCTTGAAGCGGATGAAGGCGGAGTCATTAAAATCGATGGCAAAAAAACAGGCGCATACCGCGACGAGAACGGCCAACTCCATTTGGTAAGCACAACCTGTTCGCACTTGGGTTGTACAGTAAGATGGAATGATGCCGAACGGTCTTGGGACTGCCCTTGCCACGGCTCCCGCTTTAATTACGATGGGGATGTGCTGGATGGCCCTGCCGTGCATCCCTTAAATACACCGGATACGGAGTGAACTTTGTCAGGATGTCGGAAAAAGACTGGGATGCAGCCGTATATTATCTCAATGCTTTCTTAGTGCTTTGAGGCGGAAGACTTCTTTCGGAATGATTGTTAAAATACGGCTTCAACTTCTCCAGCTCGGCTTCGTTGAGCGGCCGGTAGCTGCCCGGCGGAATCAGGAACCGTAAACCCAAAGTCTGAACCGACTCAGGATACCCGCCATCTTACCCATAACAAAATAACCCTTGCCGCATATATGCAGTGCGGCAAGGGTTGTTTGTCGTGCTAAGGGCGCCCACGATTGGCTAGTCAAAAAAAAATGGCCCGCATGACATATAAATTCGGAGCGTCTGGAAAGCGGCGCGGATGCCCCATGCTATGCTGCTGAGGATAACTTTCCAATTGGCCTCCCTGGTAAAACAAGCCCACAAAAGCGAAAAAATGACCGATACCCCTCAAAACTGCGGATTGTCCGAAAGACGTTCGGAGTCGTCGATAATCAAAGGGCAGTTCTTGGCCTAATCCAACTTACGGCAGACCGGATCGCACTGGCTTCTGACGCCCTCCGTCAGTTGAATCATCCTTTGCATCTGGAGTATGGCATTAATGTATTTAGTTGGCCGCTGGTTTCCGACCCCTTATTGGGGAGTTGTTTCTTAACACAACGAGATTAAGGACCGCAAAGGCAAGATGATAAACGGGTTCCCGACCCCTTATTGGGGAGATATTTCTTAACTATCCGTTGGGAGATAGACAAAGCAAAACATGGTGGGTTTCCGACCCCTTATTGGGGAGGTGTTTCCTAACAAAACGTTTCTTGCGCTTTAAGAAAGTCGTTAAAACGTTTCCGACCCCTTATTAGGGAGATGTTTCTTAAAGAGTACTGGAATGATGAAGACAACGGCATGTGGGAGTGTCCGCCCCCTTATTGGGGAGTTGTTTCTTAACTCTGTCAGCTGAATCCATTGGGGAACGTGGGGTGAATATGGCATTTGCGGGAGGGTGCTGAATTTTCGGATTGTTTTCATGAGCAGCTTGTGGATAAGTAGGCCAACCCCATGTCGCTCTAGTTGCGGGAGCCTTCAAACAAATCGAGTATTTTCCAAACGGATTGTCCGATTATTGAACAACAAACAGACAAACCAATCCAAACAACATATTGTCATTATACCACAAAAGCTGTCCCGATCATCACACTTAGGGGCGTCTGAACCGAAATATCGCTGAACTACCTGACATTGAATCTGCCGTTTCCGTCCTGGCGATCACTGATGATGCTACAAGAACGTCACTTCGGTTTGTCCCATTCCGACCGCTGTTTTGATCCCCAGTCCGGCAAAATTTGCAAAATCCCATAACAGGTTCATCATCAGCAATTCATCCTCATCCCCCTGCAGTTCCAATATCATTTCGCCTTTGAATGCCGGGATATTCACTTTTTCCAATGGGAAGCTGCACTTTTCGATTGCGTGATGCCGGATGCTCGTTTGATCAGCTAAATGCTCCCAGATCTTTTTGGGGAAGCGGATGGTTTCCTGGACACTACCCAACCTCATGGCCAAACTGCGGTAGCAAAGTGACAGGTTGGGTTCCTCCAGGTAAGTATTGTAGCTTTTGAATGAAGCCGGGCTCGAAAACGCAACGCGAACCTTATTCGATGGTTCCCCTTTCCGAGATTGCATACAGTACCATTCATAATAGGAAAGATTGTCCGAGGATTCTTTCCTGACGACGCGAAGTTCGATTTGCTTCTGTTTCAAGTAAAAAGTGTCCATTTTCTGATACAGAGATTCCTCAACATAGCCTGCACATTCATCCGTAAGGGCATGAATCGTCCATTTTAACGCATTTTCTCCGAATTCCAATTTTTGGTGAAATTCCGCAACAGATGTTTTATGCAGATGTTCCGAAAAGGACGCAGGCAGCGCATGCATGATGACGCCATGAAAGAGCGATGCGCTACGATAATCCAGCTCAGTTCCTCCATCCCATTCGCAATAAAAATCAAAACGCTGCATTTTTCTGCCTCCCTTTCCAGTCCGCTATTCTTGCAATGCCTGTTTCAGCTTGCTGATTTTTGAAGCCATCTTTTTGCTTGGCTTTTTCCAAATGTCTTCCGCTTTGAACAATTCCGCAACCGCCTGAACCAATTCCCGGTATTCCAGGATGCTGTCGATAAATTCATCCGATTTCACTTTAGTGTCCAGCAGCTGCTTGTCGGTATAGGCTTGTTCGATCATCGCGGACGTTTGGTGCACAAATCGTTCTTCTTCAGACATATCCGCAAGCTTTTCTGCTTCTTTCCGTTCTTCCTCTTGAAGCCTTTTTTCTTCAGACTTTTTTTGCTCTCTATCGAGTACGGCCTGCTTCTTCAGTTCCTGTTCTTTCACGATTTCCATTTTGGCATTCCCGTCTATCTCGGCGGAAAATCTTCCGTAACCGATTGCTGTTTTGGCGCCCAATCCATACTCATCCAGGGCTGTCGCCAGCCAGAAAGCTACTTCTTCCAGAGCAGGTTTGGATTTATCGCCGTCCATGCTTACGATCAACGCAGCTTCTCCCAAAAACTTCACCCTCATGAAGTTAATGGGGTTTGTATTTTCGCCTTCAGTCAGCATCCCGGTATCATAGTATTTCATATTGTGCGATGTCATGATGTCCGGTTCGACGATCAGCTCCGGAAACAAGACATCATGAAAGGTCAAGCGGCCCTTTTCTCGATTGGCCCCGTCTTCCACTTCAACACCAAATAATGACTGCAGATTCCTGTCATTCAACTGCTCCTTGCTTCCGCCGAATGCCTCCAAGCACCAAGTATGGAACATGCCCTTTATGCCCGACCCAGCAAGGAACGGGACGCCATATGTGCCATGCAAGGTAAGTCCGGTCTCTGTCACGTGCGGCTCACCCAAGCCCGAAATATAAGGGGATGTGGCCTTTACCTTCAGGATGATGTACTCTTGGCCCATCTCACTTATGGCACGCAGATAATCTCTTTGGTGGAAGTCAAGTACGCCTTTTTGGACTTGCGAGAGCTTGATTTTTTTTACTTCCCTTTTCCCGTTCTGAACCATTGTAAACGGGTAGCTGAATTTATCTTTCCCCTTTTTGTCGGTAATCACCCCTAAACGGTAGGAAAGTTCATAGGAAATATTTTCGGAAATACCTGTGGCTTCTGAGAAGAGCCTATCAAGAGAGGCATTCGTGTATACTTTGCTCATGTCGTTGCCAGCTCCTTTCAGTTATCTCGTTCTGGCTACGGAAAAACGCTTCAGCCATTCCAGATAAGCCATGATTTCTACTGTTAGCGTCCGATAGTCAGCCGACTCCAATGCAATCGTCGCTTCCATCAAATCGTTAGCCTTCTGTTTATCCAATCCCAATCTTTTTTTGGTATCGGATTGCATCACCCAGCTGCTCAAATGTTTATAAACGATTTGGTATTCCTTTTTGTTCGCAGACAAATAGAACGCCAAAGTCTGAGCGAGTCCATTCGTCTTGATCATCATCGGCATTTTTCGGATGTAGGAGACATAGTGCACCAATTCTTCCTGGCTTAATTGGTGCACCTTCTCAAAAGCATCTTTTGCTCTTCCGTTCTCGATCATAACGATTCACCCCCGGAAACACTATTGCGTTTCATCATGCCTCTTCCGATGGTGCTGTTCCCACCAAGCTGAAGGACACCCGGTAAAGATGCGTTGACAAACTGTTGGACTTCAGCAGCTTTTAATGAAAGCGTGATTTCCTTCTCAGATGCTGCTTCTTTTGTATTCTTTTTTGTATCCTTATAGTAAAAAATGCTATATAAGACGCTCTCGGAAGGCACGTTCTCTTCATAGAACAATGCGCCATCTTGCGTTACGCCTGTTTCCGGATTGATGCGGATTCTGGTGGTAATTTCCGTGGAGAGTTGGACGAATTGGGAAAATTCGTCATCCGGGATTATCGCCAAACGGTCTTTCAAATAGCCTTCCAGCTGCATCGCGTCATCCAAAGCCGCCGCAATCACTTTCGCCGGACTGCTTTCCTCAGCTGTGAAAGTATATTCCTGAAGAACAATTTGCTGTTGCGTCAGCAAAGCTTTGTTTGAAACCAGACAACGATTATCCTGAATCGTGACTGCTGGGAAGTCCAATGGTGCCTTGCCGTCGAAATACGCGTTCTGTTCCTGAACGAAACGGTTCAGCACAAACGGAGATGTCACGAATGTGAAGACACCTTTCAGTGACTGAACAGGGAACAAAAGGATCCTTGCTTCAGAGATGGTGACCGCACCAGTCTGTATCAAATCCCGATCATCCGGATTATTGCCGAATACTTTTTTGAATAGATCGGTATTCTTTTCTTTCTGATAGACGGCATCGCGGATAGCGCCTTTCAGGGATGAACTTTCAACTTTTGGAAAAGAAGTATGTTGTTCTCTTTGGATCGGCAAATCCACTACCCCTATCGCGCTGCCACTGCCTACATGCAAGGGGCTAAGCGCCCGAAATAAATTCAATTCTACTTTTGTCTCCATCTTTTTACCCCTCTTCGATTAGATTAACTGGACTTATGATTGCTTTTCCGTAACCTTCTTCTATACCTGCATCAGTGAAAGCTGTTTCTCGCAGCGTTGCGAGAAAAGCATCGCTGTTGGTCTCCGGGACTCTTACGATGAATGAAGTGCCCGCAGCCAACATCGTGTATCTTGTTTTCGGTCTTTTGCGGGCCATGTCCCATCCTCCGCTTAGTTGCGGACGTCCTATCGCAGACTGTATCCAATCTGTGCCTGTGAACCTGAACTGATTCGTATCTTTATCGATCAGTTCTTTCGTTACCAGGCTCGGTGTCAACAAGGTGATTCTGACGAGACCAGATTCCTTGCCCCCTTTAACCGTCTCAGGATTATCGCTTAATTTTTTGAGTTCTCCCTGGAATTCAGGTACCTCTTCAATAGACCATAGCGTCCCTTTGTTGCCCATGCTCACCCTTTTTAGGCTGCTGGGCAATTCAGCCGCGATGACGATGCTGGCATCAGGTGCCAGCACGTTTCTGGAATACTGATACAGCATGCCATCTTGGGCTGTACGAGTGGCTCTGTTCAAATAAATGCCCGTCTTGGGCTGTTCCTGAACAAAGCTCCCAAGAGGAAGCACTTCCACCGGTTCGCGTTTTAGTACCAGCTTTTCCCAATCTTTGACCGTGACCCATTTTCCTTCTGCTGATTCCGATTTCTTGTTGCTCACACCGACTAATCGGTACTGGGCGCCATCGCTTTCATAACCTTTTCCTTTTTCCAGTTCTAATAAATGGGCCTCCAACTTGCCATCTTCCTTCCGGATGACCTGGCAGTCTTGGGGCAGCGGAAGATATAATGTCTTCCCTTTTGAAAGATAGATCCCCTTCAACCGAAGTTTTCCATGACTGGTAGGCGTGCCGATTTCATTCGCATACTTCCCGTGGTTGAAATCTTCCACATTCCCATATTGTTCGATCCAATTCCCTCTTAAGGCGCCGTAAATCGTTTGCGGGTTAGGCGGGAAAATGCCCGTTGCGAATGTATTCTCTCCCGATGAAAATTCACCGTTGCCCCTGAAGAAGAAGGCATCATACGTAGCTAGTTTGTACATTTTCAAGAACCTCCTCCGCGGGCGCTAGTTTGCTGAAATAACGGATCATTTCCAGCAATTGAGTATAGGACAGGAAGTCGCCTTGATGAATGAAGTACAAGGATGACAACTGGTCTGCAAACTCTCTGATCTTCCCTTTCGTCTCTGGATCGGATTTCGCTGTTGCGTTTCCGATCAAACGGTATAGTTCACTGCGGATCATTTCAATTTCCGCTCCGTTTTGGAAAGGCATCTTGCCTTCGTTTACTGATTGAGTTGTTTTATTTTTTGACTGCTTGAAATTCCATTCCATTGCAACATGTTTGAAGACATCCTCAA is a window from the Trichococcus shcherbakoviae genome containing:
- the cas6 gene encoding CRISPR system precrRNA processing endoribonuclease RAMP protein Cas6 — its product is MQRFDFYCEWDGGTELDYRSASLFHGVIMHALPASFSEHLHKTSVAEFHQKLEFGENALKWTIHALTDECAGYVEESLYQKMDTFYLKQKQIELRVVRKESSDNLSYYEWYCMQSRKGEPSNKVRVAFSSPASFKSYNTYLEEPNLSLCYRSLAMRLGSVQETIRFPKKIWEHLADQTSIRHHAIEKCSFPLEKVNIPAFKGEMILELQGDEDELLMMNLLWDFANFAGLGIKTAVGMGQTEVTFL
- a CDS encoding Rieske 2Fe-2S domain-containing protein yields the protein MDGKKTGAYRDENGQLHLVSTTCSHLGCTVRWNDAERSWDCPCHGSRFNYDGDVLDGPAVHPLNTPDTE
- a CDS encoding ABC transporter ATP-binding protein; this encodes MSEMKQRRPQGGPGGGHGPMAGMSAPVVKAKDFKGGLKKLFAYLSPFKWLMAVVFILAVAASLFGIVGPKIMALAIDKLVAGVMLKFTGGSGEIDFDYIGTVLLGLLGLYVLSAAFSYLQGFLMSGVSAKVSYKLRKDIMEKINKLPLAYFHKNSQGDVLSRITNDVDTLNTSLNQSLTQIITSITTLVGVFIMMLTISWPLTLVILGVLVVSMMLLMLIMSKSQKHFANQQKYLGAVNGHVEEMYGGHVVMKAFNGEEKSVAAFDKENDHLIEAGFKAEFLSGLMMPLLSLIGNLGYVVVCIMGGAMAAAGNMTIGDIQAFLQYVRNFTQPLTQVAQVGSQLQRMVAASERIFEFLEEEEETVTEAKIEMATADVKGNVRFEHVKFGYEPEHLVIKDFSADIKEGQKVALVGPTGAGKTTMVKLLMRFYDLTGGAIYIDNHNLTDFTRSDLRTEFGMVLQDTWLYNGTIMENIRYGKLDATDEEVIAAAKAAQVDHFVRTLPDGYDMVLNEEANNVSQGEKQLLTIARAILADPQIMILDEATSSVDTRTEVLIQKAMDTLMQGRTSFIIAHRLSTIKNADLILCMNNGDIVEQGSHEELLAKGGFYADLYNSQFDEGEE
- a CDS encoding MmcQ/YjbR family DNA-binding protein, which translates into the protein MEITPTVRSRLIHLCQEHAYVVEDYPFDDPNWTVMRHEGNRKSFAYIYERNGEIWLNVKNTPERNDYLRETIPEIMPAYHMNKTHWITLRLVSEELYPIADRIITESYRLTQTKPRKG
- the cmr6 gene encoding type III-B CRISPR module RAMP protein Cmr6, whose amino-acid sequence is MSKVYTNASLDRLFSEATGISENISYELSYRLGVITDKKGKDKFSYPFTMVQNGKREVKKIKLSQVQKGVLDFHQRDYLRAISEMGQEYIILKVKATSPYISGLGEPHVTETGLTLHGTYGVPFLAGSGIKGMFHTWCLEAFGGSKEQLNDRNLQSLFGVEVEDGANREKGRLTFHDVLFPELIVEPDIMTSHNMKYYDTGMLTEGENTNPINFMRVKFLGEAALIVSMDGDKSKPALEEVAFWLATALDEYGLGAKTAIGYGRFSAEIDGNAKMEIVKEQELKKQAVLDREQKKSEEKRLQEEERKEAEKLADMSEEERFVHQTSAMIEQAYTDKQLLDTKVKSDEFIDSILEYRELVQAVAELFKAEDIWKKPSKKMASKISKLKQALQE
- a CDS encoding MarR family transcriptional regulator translates to MISREMMGAYIPMLHNQFKEQVNRMVGKIDLTTSQIHVLFYLKSHADEEVIQKDIEERFNLSNPTVTGIIKRLEAKGFVTRTVSSKDARSKSIHLTEKSIAASEEMKRALHEANKKVFEGFSEDELDVLEGCFKRMLHNLEGGCVHGHVHKKEYK
- a CDS encoding FAD-binding oxidoreductase; this translates as MKQEENGNRIPKFAHSYWREFEAIPSFPALQENITMDVAIVGGGIAGIVSAYLLAKAGKKIVLLDAGKLIDGATGYTTAKITAQHGLLYSEFIETIGAEQAKLYYEANSTGLKFIQQTATELGIACDLTVQNAFVYSETEPGKQQIEKEADAYKMLGINGGLAANEVDLPFDVTAAIVMRNQAQFHPVKFLAGLLREIERLGGSIYEQTRAMKIEKEDRPLIQTENGMHISCDKAIIASHYPINSSDGLYFSKLSVNRSYVIAVRTEAKIPTGVYLSAEAPKRSIRAIPTDQGETLLMIGGDGHPAGRSKTNILEHYQNLANFGEAHFGIKEIPYRWSTQDFATLDKVPYVGIMTASYDHILVATGFNKWGMSNGAAAGMILADRILGKDTPYAEVFDPTRTKMEKADVEDFIKDNAAVAKAYIAGN
- a CDS encoding ABC transporter ATP-binding protein, coding for MKVIMKYLKPFAGMILISLLILFGQAIGELSLPNLMSDIVNTGIQNGGVEQKAPEALPSDGFALMSLFMDEEDKETFQNSYQLIEGGSAEAEAYSEEFPESQETDIYVLDETDPEQLSSLESIFSKASYSFVTFMKEMGGQQGNDAAVDAESGFEDVDMNQLYALLPQLQQLPQEAFTASMDVAAAAEPMLYSQIGILFTKLFYEDLGADMDALQNQYIMTKGAQMLAIAVAVSVASVAVAYFSSRIASKVSGRMRRDVFAKVESFSNTEFDNFSTASLITRTTNDVQQIQQLITIGIRMLCYAPILATGGLIMAIDKSVSLAWTIAVAVIALVGIMMIILAIAMPKFKVLQSLTDRLNLVSRENLSGMMVIRAFGNEPFEENRFNDANEDYTYTNRFVQRLMSLLMPAMMLIMNGVSLMIIWFGSQQVADSALQIGDMMAYIQYVMQIIMAFLMISMMFIFLPRASVSATRIGEVLDTDLSITDPIDAQPSLKNEGLITFKDVSYHYPKASENVLSNISFTARPGETTAIIGSTGSGKSTLINLIPRFYDVTDGAIEIDGIDIRKMTQADLRRNIGYVPQKGMLFSGDITSNVLYGKDDASMEDIMKAIEVAQAKNFVSEMEDGIETAIAQGGGNVSGGQKQRLAIARALVKKAPIYIFDDSFSALDFKTDAALRSALHAYTDNATVLIVAQRISTIMDAEQIIVLDKGKIVGIGTHDALMKNCETYQEIAKSQLSEEELA
- the cmr4 gene encoding type III-B CRISPR module RAMP protein Cmr4; this translates as METKVELNLFRALSPLHVGSGSAIGVVDLPIQREQHTSFPKVESSSLKGAIRDAVYQKEKNTDLFKKVFGNNPDDRDLIQTGAVTISEARILLFPVQSLKGVFTFVTSPFVLNRFVQEQNAYFDGKAPLDFPAVTIQDNRCLVSNKALLTQQQIVLQEYTFTAEESSPAKVIAAALDDAMQLEGYLKDRLAIIPDDEFSQFVQLSTEITTRIRINPETGVTQDGALFYEENVPSESVLYSIFYYKDTKKNTKEAASEKEITLSLKAAEVQQFVNASLPGVLQLGGNSTIGRGMMKRNSVSGGESL
- the cmr5 gene encoding type III-B CRISPR module-associated protein Cmr5, which produces MIENGRAKDAFEKVHQLSQEELVHYVSYIRKMPMMIKTNGLAQTLAFYLSANKKEYQIVYKHLSSWVMQSDTKKRLGLDKQKANDLMEATIALESADYRTLTVEIMAYLEWLKRFSVARTR